A region from the Solibacillus sp. FSL H8-0523 genome encodes:
- a CDS encoding HAD family hydrolase: protein MNYEVVLFDLDGTLIDPKEGITKSVQYALGKMNVEVASCDELESFIGPPLQLSFMEQYGFSEQQANEAINFYRERYKPTGIYENTVYEGVVELLAELKAAGCKLAIATSKPGVFAQNIAEHYDFAQYFDAIVGSELDGTRTLKAEVIEEALRQLGNPSVEKCIMIGDRKYDIIGAQVNHMASVGVEYGYGSVEELHSANATFVVGTVTQLRDVLVK from the coding sequence ATGAATTACGAAGTTGTGTTATTTGATTTAGACGGAACGTTGATTGATCCGAAAGAAGGGATCACGAAAAGTGTGCAATATGCATTAGGTAAAATGAATGTGGAAGTAGCAAGCTGTGACGAGCTAGAAAGCTTTATCGGGCCACCGCTGCAGTTGTCATTTATGGAGCAATATGGGTTTAGTGAACAACAGGCAAATGAGGCAATTAACTTTTACCGTGAGCGCTATAAGCCAACAGGGATTTATGAGAACACGGTATATGAAGGCGTCGTAGAGTTACTAGCAGAACTAAAGGCAGCAGGATGTAAGCTAGCAATCGCGACATCGAAGCCTGGTGTGTTCGCGCAAAATATTGCGGAGCACTATGATTTCGCTCAGTATTTTGACGCGATTGTCGGTTCGGAATTAGACGGCACGCGCACATTAAAAGCAGAAGTGATTGAAGAGGCGCTTCGTCAATTAGGCAATCCTTCAGTTGAAAAGTGCATCATGATAGGTGATCGTAAATATGACATCATCGGTGCGCAGGTAAACCATATGGCAAGTGTTGGTGTTGAGTATGGCTACGGATCAGTAGAAGAATTACATAGTGCTAACGCGACATTTGTTGTAGGTACTGTTACGCAATTACGTGATGTGTTGGTGAAATAG
- a CDS encoding 3-isopropylmalate dehydratase small subunit, giving the protein MKIVGRAHVYGDNIDTDRIIPGKYTKTLDLQSLADHVMEDLDPDFSKNVQQGDIVVAGTNFGCGSSREQAPLALKTAGVSLIVAQSFARIFFRNAINIGLPIIEVKDFTIAPNDIVEADLINGTITVNGETYIGTKMPQVMVDILNEDGLVPYLAKHNNYHL; this is encoded by the coding sequence ATGAAAATTGTAGGAAGAGCGCATGTTTATGGAGATAATATCGATACAGATCGTATCATTCCAGGTAAATATACTAAAACATTAGATTTACAATCACTTGCTGACCACGTTATGGAAGATTTAGACCCGGATTTCAGTAAAAATGTCCAACAAGGTGATATCGTCGTAGCTGGCACAAACTTTGGATGTGGATCCTCACGTGAACAAGCACCACTTGCACTGAAAACTGCAGGTGTTTCCCTAATTGTCGCTCAATCTTTTGCTCGTATTTTCTTTAGAAATGCTATTAATATCGGTTTACCAATCATAGAAGTAAAAGATTTTACGATTGCTCCTAATGACATCGTAGAAGCAGATTTAATTAATGGAACAATTACAGTAAATGGTGAAACATATATAGGCACTAAAATGCCACAAGTAATGGTGGATATTTTAAATGAAGATGGCTTAGTACCTTATTTAGCCAAACATAATAACTATCATTTGTAA
- a CDS encoding 3-isopropylmalate dehydratase large subunit has translation MGQTIIEKIVSNHAGKTTFANDLTVVDVDFVMASDTTAPLAIQAFEKMGGKAIWDSTKMALVIDHASPAPNQRIASLHDMMREFATMQKIKLYDVGDGICHQLMIENKHANPGQLILGADSHTCLYGAIGAFSTGVGSTDLAGAMLTGKTWIKVPETILINIDGALQPGVSAKDIVLYVVGQIGIQGATYDAIEYKGTTIENLSLDGRMTIASMSIEMGAKAGILHTTGLQLEQEFEHILPDKDAVYKEVIQIDATKITPQIAVPHSPDNVRSIHDVEEIIVHQAFIGSCTNGRLEDLHEAAHILKGKKVHPNVRLLIAPASREVFLNALADGTVQTLTEAGGTFLPAGCGPCVGTHLGVPGNNEVTASSTNRNFQGRMGNRNSNIYLGSPAFVAAAALNGKISNPQQYYGGI, from the coding sequence TTGGGACAAACAATCATTGAAAAAATCGTTTCGAACCATGCTGGGAAAACAACTTTCGCAAATGATTTAACGGTCGTTGATGTTGATTTTGTCATGGCATCTGACACAACCGCGCCATTAGCAATTCAGGCGTTTGAGAAAATGGGTGGTAAAGCCATTTGGGATTCTACAAAAATGGCGCTTGTCATTGATCATGCTTCACCTGCTCCAAATCAGCGAATTGCTTCATTACATGACATGATGAGGGAATTTGCTACTATGCAGAAAATAAAGCTTTATGACGTTGGAGATGGCATTTGTCATCAATTAATGATTGAAAATAAGCATGCCAATCCAGGACAATTAATCTTAGGTGCGGATTCACATACTTGTTTATATGGCGCAATAGGAGCATTTTCAACTGGTGTAGGTTCTACTGACCTAGCCGGGGCTATGTTAACAGGGAAAACATGGATTAAAGTACCAGAAACAATCCTAATTAACATTGATGGGGCATTACAACCTGGCGTATCTGCAAAAGACATCGTTTTATATGTGGTGGGCCAAATAGGTATTCAGGGGGCTACTTATGATGCAATTGAATACAAAGGGACGACAATCGAAAATTTATCCTTAGATGGTCGAATGACAATTGCAAGCATGTCAATTGAAATGGGCGCAAAGGCTGGTATTTTACATACTACCGGTTTACAACTGGAGCAGGAATTCGAACATATTTTACCTGACAAAGATGCGGTATATAAGGAAGTAATTCAAATTGATGCAACAAAAATCACACCGCAAATTGCGGTACCACATTCACCTGATAATGTACGTTCTATACATGATGTGGAAGAGATTATTGTGCATCAAGCGTTTATCGGAAGTTGTACAAATGGGCGTTTAGAAGACCTACATGAAGCAGCACACATTTTAAAGGGGAAAAAAGTTCACCCGAATGTCCGTTTATTAATTGCACCAGCATCTAGAGAGGTGTTTTTAAATGCGCTTGCCGATGGTACAGTACAAACATTAACCGAGGCCGGTGGTACATTTTTACCTGCAGGATGCGGACCGTGTGTTGGTACTCACCTCGGTGTTCCAGGTAACAATGAGGTGACCGCTTCATCAACAAACCGTAATTTCCAAGGACGTATGGGGAATCGTAATTCAAATATTTATCTTGGCTCTCCAGCATTTGTTGCCGCAGCTGCACTCAATGGGAAAATAAGTAATCCTCAACAATATTACGGAGGTATATAA
- a CDS encoding MmgE/PrpD family protein, translating to MQQIIRYIQKFEISNMPDEMLKRAKYILLDSIGGMFSPNKSDNYSTTFWSGVRLVECEKDEGNAFAKGHPACHFLPSLLQIAKNEDKTYDEVLEAFVVGYEVGARFGEIITLKPLIHPHGNWGIIGGAAALAKLKNWNSEQTKQAILISAQLSYPTLWKSVLEGHEVRNLIIGYNNMNLLLLPEIIDAGYSASEETLTIIFNDILGTQLDIDNWNIDSTTSYFSHAYFKFYDSCRFCHGPIDAIKKVLLKVNPASKDEIVSITIETYESAARLNDKQPRNAFAGKFSIPYSMAKEICVYFNEPYDEKNVYEIAEKIEVISSEELNKLLPAIRATKCSVKFRNQEVVVEIQGALGEENLEQLQTLIEDKFINQLSTYFDETTIKRWIDQIIVQHVLPYEELI from the coding sequence TTGCAACAAATTATTCGATATATTCAAAAATTTGAAATTTCTAATATGCCAGATGAAATGTTGAAGCGAGCTAAGTACATCTTGCTTGATTCAATTGGAGGAATGTTCTCCCCAAACAAATCGGATAATTATTCAACTACATTCTGGAGTGGTGTTCGATTAGTAGAATGTGAAAAGGATGAGGGGAATGCCTTTGCTAAAGGGCATCCAGCCTGTCATTTTCTACCATCACTGTTGCAGATAGCTAAAAATGAAGATAAAACATATGACGAAGTACTAGAAGCGTTTGTAGTAGGTTACGAAGTAGGTGCAAGATTTGGAGAAATCATTACACTTAAACCCTTGATTCATCCTCATGGTAATTGGGGTATCATAGGCGGGGCTGCAGCGTTAGCAAAATTAAAAAACTGGAATTCTGAACAAACGAAACAAGCTATTCTAATTAGCGCGCAGCTAAGTTATCCTACTCTCTGGAAGTCTGTATTAGAAGGACATGAAGTTCGAAATCTGATTATAGGTTATAACAATATGAATTTGTTGCTTTTGCCAGAAATTATAGATGCTGGCTATTCAGCATCAGAAGAAACATTGACAATCATATTCAATGATATTTTAGGAACCCAACTGGATATAGATAATTGGAATATTGATTCTACGACATCCTATTTTTCTCATGCCTATTTTAAATTTTATGATAGTTGTAGATTTTGCCATGGCCCGATTGATGCAATTAAAAAAGTACTTTTAAAAGTAAATCCGGCTTCGAAGGATGAAATTGTATCTATTACGATTGAGACATACGAAAGCGCAGCAAGGCTAAATGATAAACAACCACGCAATGCATTTGCAGGGAAATTCTCGATCCCTTATTCAATGGCAAAAGAAATTTGTGTTTACTTTAATGAGCCTTACGATGAAAAAAACGTCTATGAAATAGCCGAAAAAATTGAGGTAATTTCATCTGAGGAACTCAATAAATTATTACCAGCAATCAGAGCGACAAAATGCTCTGTTAAGTTTAGAAATCAAGAAGTTGTAGTGGAAATACAAGGAGCTTTAGGCGAAGAAAACCTAGAACAATTACAGACATTAATTGAAGATAAGTTTATAAATCAATTAAGTACATATTTTGATGAAACAACAATTAAGCGATGGATTGACCAGATCATTGTTCAACATGTATTACCATATGAGGAGCTTATTTAG
- a CDS encoding FAD-dependent oxidoreductase, with product MNWDAEVDVVVVGGGGGGLVAALTAAEAGLEVALFEKTEFLLGNTAASAGMIPACNTRFQKSLEIDDSIETMTQDILKKNHFESDPKQVSALANVSGPLVEWLNDSLKIEMSVVTEFKYPGHSNFRMHAPPSRSGLELMRLLKRNALNHENLYILYQSDLEEILLDEAGEVLGISINTPDGLQLIRGRKVILATNGFGGNTKMVQEYIPEIAAALYFGYEANTGKGIEAGKNIGAATTHLTAYQGHAAVNENTGLLVTWGTIMMGGFYINIEGNRFGNEAHGYSEFAKEVLKQPEQYGYIIYDEEIHNQLLTIEDYKQLTEMEAFKKADSIETLAELIEVDVKNLANNFGKFSNQIDGTADEFDRTSFAKKLTDPLYAIKVCPALFHTQGGLQINEQAQVLTAEGTPFQHLYAVGGCATGVSGKQAYGYMSGNGLLAAMGFGRIAGLHAVNQLEQIKRGI from the coding sequence ATGAATTGGGATGCTGAAGTAGATGTAGTTGTTGTTGGTGGTGGCGGTGGCGGGCTAGTAGCTGCATTAACTGCTGCAGAAGCCGGATTAGAAGTGGCACTATTTGAAAAAACGGAATTTTTATTAGGGAACACTGCAGCAAGTGCTGGGATGATTCCAGCATGTAATACACGCTTTCAAAAATCACTAGAGATTGACGACTCGATTGAAACTATGACGCAAGATATTCTGAAAAAGAATCATTTTGAAAGTGACCCAAAACAAGTGAGTGCATTAGCGAATGTATCTGGGCCACTTGTAGAGTGGTTAAATGATTCGTTGAAAATTGAAATGTCAGTGGTGACTGAATTTAAGTATCCAGGGCATTCAAATTTTCGAATGCATGCACCTCCTTCACGCTCTGGATTAGAGCTGATGAGACTATTAAAACGAAATGCTCTTAACCATGAAAATTTATATATTTTATACCAATCTGATTTAGAAGAAATTTTACTAGATGAGGCTGGTGAAGTGTTAGGGATTTCGATTAATACTCCAGATGGACTACAGCTTATTCGTGGTAGAAAAGTGATATTAGCAACGAATGGATTTGGTGGAAATACCAAAATGGTACAAGAATATATTCCGGAAATTGCGGCTGCATTGTATTTTGGTTATGAAGCCAATACAGGAAAAGGTATTGAAGCTGGTAAAAATATCGGTGCTGCAACTACTCATTTAACTGCATATCAAGGACATGCAGCTGTTAATGAAAATACCGGATTACTTGTTACCTGGGGCACAATTATGATGGGTGGCTTTTACATTAATATCGAGGGCAATCGATTTGGCAATGAAGCACATGGTTATTCAGAGTTTGCAAAAGAAGTCTTAAAACAACCTGAACAGTATGGGTATATCATATATGACGAAGAGATTCATAATCAGTTACTGACGATTGAAGACTATAAACAATTAACGGAAATGGAAGCCTTTAAAAAGGCTGATTCCATTGAAACATTAGCTGAACTTATTGAAGTAGATGTAAAAAATTTAGCTAATAATTTCGGAAAATTCAGTAATCAGATAGATGGTACTGCGGATGAATTTGATCGAACATCGTTTGCGAAAAAATTAACCGATCCGTTATATGCGATTAAAGTTTGTCCAGCTTTATTCCATACACAAGGTGGCTTACAAATAAATGAACAAGCACAAGTACTAACAGCTGAAGGAACACCATTCCAACATTTATATGCAGTAGGTGGTTGTGCCACTGGTGTTTCTGGTAAACAAGCATATGGTTATATGTCCGGTAATGGTTTGTTGGCAGCAATGGGCTTTGGGAGAATTGCAGGTTTACACGCTGTTAATCAATTAGAACAAATTAAGAGGGGGATATAA
- a CDS encoding isochorismatase family protein, protein MPTTRPWEELLTETDRIVIQKGGYGQSRGLGKRPLLVIIDAQPNYIGADKPIAEQLEEWPSGGGDVAWNGIRKIVELKELAERYNIPVLYTRNVQKKTIQFDSFSTKAKRDNTKYIDGNPAADILECLAPKATDIVVDKSYASAFFGTPLISYLVKMQVDSLIIVGGSTSGCVRATAVDAVTHNYNVAIIEDAVFDRIDLSHKAALLDLWMKYCDVLPSDDIIEYFSSLNHAHEEVK, encoded by the coding sequence ATGCCAACTACACGTCCGTGGGAAGAATTATTAACAGAAACAGATCGAATTGTTATTCAAAAAGGGGGATATGGTCAAAGTCGCGGTTTAGGAAAGCGTCCACTATTAGTCATTATTGACGCACAACCAAACTATATCGGTGCTGATAAACCGATAGCCGAACAATTAGAAGAGTGGCCAAGTGGTGGTGGCGATGTAGCATGGAATGGGATTCGAAAAATTGTTGAATTAAAGGAACTGGCTGAACGTTATAATATCCCGGTGTTATATACACGTAATGTTCAAAAGAAAACAATCCAGTTTGATTCGTTTTCTACGAAAGCAAAGCGTGATAATACAAAATATATAGACGGAAATCCCGCAGCAGACATTTTAGAATGCTTGGCACCAAAAGCAACAGACATTGTCGTAGATAAAAGTTATGCAAGCGCATTTTTTGGCACACCGCTGATTAGTTATTTAGTGAAAATGCAAGTAGATTCATTAATTATTGTTGGTGGTTCTACGAGTGGCTGTGTTCGAGCAACTGCAGTAGATGCTGTAACTCATAACTATAATGTTGCAATTATTGAGGATGCTGTATTTGACCGTATTGATTTATCACATAAAGCAGCATTACTAGATTTATGGATGAAATATTGCGATGTACTACCATCAGATGACATTATTGAGTATTTTTCTAGCTTGAATCATGCACATGAAGAGGTGAAATAA
- a CDS encoding amidohydrolase family protein: MLDLFIKNGEVVFPRVGVQKVNIGVKDGKIVGIYNKEQQLDADRTIDAHGLHVLPGVIDPHQHLGIYNSMEDDFADTKQHAFSGITTVINFDRQPVSYLEWFPEVKERVSKHAYIDYTYSLGIMKEEHLDQLDELVKREGITSFKFFRNYERQLNDKFKITDGIDLSAYDIGRIFDRFNEISPKLMLAVHCENMDINRNVTKELIEAGEDEGLSTWSKTSPGYAEAESLLSTLYMNRVHNGNVYIVHLTSKESVEVLEKSAWLTEGNVKVETCPHYLVLHDEHEVGIKAKVGPPIHKIEDGEALWEGIRKGLINAIGTDHVPSDLNKKLNGTGNTWDTLFGFPGAGGLLPLMLTEGYKKRDIPLERITDIMSLSIAESYNLPSKGRIEIGADADFAIVDLQSSKLLKASELSKTSDYSLYENNDLYGWPVYTINRGDVIVEKGEITGENGRGQFIFRTI, encoded by the coding sequence ATGTTGGATTTGTTTATTAAAAATGGAGAGGTTGTTTTTCCTCGTGTAGGTGTTCAAAAAGTAAATATTGGTGTGAAAGATGGTAAAATCGTTGGCATTTATAACAAAGAGCAACAACTAGATGCAGATCGTACTATTGATGCGCACGGATTGCATGTTCTTCCAGGTGTCATTGATCCACATCAACATTTAGGGATTTATAATTCGATGGAAGATGACTTTGCAGATACAAAACAGCATGCGTTTAGTGGAATAACAACAGTCATTAACTTCGATCGTCAACCTGTTAGTTATTTAGAGTGGTTCCCAGAGGTAAAAGAACGTGTAAGTAAACATGCATATATCGATTACACGTATAGCTTAGGCATTATGAAAGAAGAACATTTAGATCAATTAGATGAGCTCGTTAAACGTGAAGGTATTACTTCATTTAAGTTTTTTAGAAATTATGAGCGTCAACTAAACGATAAATTTAAAATTACGGATGGAATCGATTTATCTGCTTATGATATTGGACGAATTTTCGACCGCTTTAATGAGATTTCACCTAAGTTAATGCTGGCTGTTCATTGTGAGAATATGGATATTAACCGAAACGTGACAAAAGAGTTGATTGAAGCTGGAGAAGATGAAGGCTTATCAACTTGGTCAAAAACGAGCCCGGGATATGCGGAAGCGGAGTCACTATTAAGCACCCTTTATATGAATAGAGTTCATAACGGAAATGTCTATATTGTTCATTTAACATCAAAAGAAAGTGTTGAGGTCTTAGAAAAAAGTGCTTGGTTAACAGAAGGTAATGTTAAGGTTGAAACTTGTCCACATTACTTAGTGTTACATGATGAACATGAAGTAGGTATCAAGGCAAAAGTTGGTCCTCCAATTCATAAAATTGAAGACGGAGAAGCTCTTTGGGAAGGGATAAGAAAAGGCTTAATTAATGCAATTGGTACAGACCATGTTCCAAGTGACTTGAATAAAAAATTAAATGGGACTGGCAATACATGGGACACATTATTTGGATTCCCAGGAGCAGGTGGTTTATTGCCCCTTATGTTAACAGAGGGCTATAAAAAACGTGATATTCCGCTTGAACGAATTACAGATATTATGTCATTGTCTATTGCAGAATCTTATAATTTACCTTCTAAAGGTCGTATAGAAATTGGGGCAGATGCAGATTTTGCCATCGTAGACTTACAATCTAGTAAATTACTTAAGGCTTCAGAGTTATCGAAGACATCGGATTATTCTCTATACGAAAACAACGATTTATATGGGTGGCCAGTTTACACAATTAATCGAGGGGATGTGATTGTCGAAAAGGGTGAAATTACTGGAGAAAACGGTCGCGGTCAATTTATTTTTAGAACAATTTAA
- a CDS encoding ABC transporter substrate-binding protein: protein MKKWSLMFLLFVLTALLVACGGEESSSGSGVEGDSGSTSADVIKIGSLHPLSGGLALEGQEMRDAVKLAVEQRNADGGIKSLGGAKVELIETDHEGSPEKGVSEVQKLDREGALGVIGAYSSGVALPATQEAERAKLPFVIDIGSANDITERGFKYTFRLQPAATTFSKDFLEILEELNANASEKLTKVMLVHEDSVFGTSIAEAIKSLSKEHGIEVVGVLPHAASAADLSTTINKISSAKPDIVVATTYLRDGVMLVEGIENSNFTPKAIIGVANGAFSNASFLTDYQKINQNIMDVNYTINQKSELAKEVSEAYKEKFGREIGPNGAYSYMATVVLLDAIERAGTTDRTKIEEELRKTKLEEHILAAGVIEFDEKGQNINARAVLNQIRDGESFIVGPEEYKIEEPVYPRN, encoded by the coding sequence ATGAAAAAATGGAGTTTAATGTTTTTGTTGTTTGTACTGACAGCGCTACTTGTTGCTTGTGGAGGAGAAGAATCGTCAAGTGGTTCGGGAGTGGAAGGCGATTCAGGTTCAACTTCAGCAGATGTTATTAAAATCGGTTCGTTACACCCATTGAGTGGTGGTCTTGCATTAGAAGGGCAAGAAATGAGAGATGCTGTAAAATTAGCCGTCGAACAACGAAATGCAGATGGTGGTATTAAATCACTTGGCGGTGCAAAAGTTGAACTAATCGAAACAGACCATGAAGGTTCACCAGAAAAAGGGGTTTCTGAAGTTCAAAAGCTTGATCGTGAGGGTGCATTAGGCGTAATTGGTGCATATTCTTCGGGTGTTGCATTACCAGCAACGCAAGAAGCTGAGCGTGCAAAATTACCATTTGTAATTGATATTGGTTCTGCGAATGATATTACTGAACGTGGATTTAAATACACATTCCGTTTACAACCTGCTGCAACTACATTCTCTAAAGACTTCTTAGAAATCTTAGAGGAATTAAATGCAAATGCTAGTGAAAAATTAACAAAAGTTATGTTAGTACACGAAGATAGCGTTTTTGGTACAAGTATTGCAGAAGCGATTAAATCATTATCAAAAGAGCATGGAATTGAAGTTGTTGGTGTGTTACCACATGCAGCATCAGCAGCAGATTTATCAACGACAATCAATAAAATTTCTTCTGCAAAGCCAGATATCGTTGTAGCAACAACTTATTTACGTGATGGTGTAATGCTAGTTGAAGGTATTGAGAACTCAAATTTCACACCAAAAGCAATTATTGGTGTAGCAAATGGTGCATTTAGTAACGCATCATTTTTAACAGACTACCAAAAAATCAATCAAAACATTATGGATGTTAACTACACAATTAACCAAAAAAGTGAGTTAGCAAAAGAAGTTTCAGAAGCATATAAAGAAAAATTCGGACGTGAAATTGGTCCAAATGGTGCGTATTCATACATGGCAACAGTCGTTTTACTTGATGCTATTGAACGTGCAGGGACGACAGATCGCACAAAAATTGAAGAAGAGTTACGTAAAACAAAATTAGAAGAGCATATTTTAGCAGCAGGTGTCATCGAATTTGATGAAAAGGGTCAAAACATCAATGCTCGTGCGGTATTAAATCAAATTAGAGATGGCGAATCATTTATCGTAGGTCCTGAAGAATATAAGATTGAAGAGCCAGTTTATCCACGTAACTAA
- a CDS encoding branched-chain amino acid ABC transporter permease — protein sequence MTAELFFQSLIDGILMGGIYGLVAIGLTLIFGVMKIINFAQGALLMLGMYVSYWCFALFGISPYISLPLSAVILFFIGMLIQRGVLQRMSGAPDHNQLLVTLGITLFIENLALVVFKPDFRSINLEGIPNTISILNLNIHTTKLIAFVFTIVLAIALFYFLKKTYIGKAIRATSINSGGAALVGVNIKKINYIAFGIGAALAGIAGALISPFFYTSPTVGSSFILTAFVVVVLGGLGNFLGALVGGVLIGVTESLGGAILPGSLKELVPYVIFILVLMLKPNGLFGGKVR from the coding sequence ATGACAGCTGAGTTATTTTTCCAGTCTTTAATAGATGGAATTTTAATGGGTGGAATTTATGGTTTAGTAGCGATTGGGTTAACATTAATATTCGGGGTTATGAAAATTATTAACTTTGCTCAAGGTGCATTATTAATGCTAGGTATGTATGTTTCATATTGGTGTTTTGCACTATTTGGGATAAGTCCATACATATCATTGCCATTGAGTGCTGTAATTTTATTCTTTATCGGTATGCTTATACAGCGCGGCGTACTTCAACGTATGTCAGGTGCGCCAGATCACAACCAATTACTGGTGACGCTAGGGATTACGTTATTTATTGAAAACTTAGCATTAGTAGTATTTAAACCTGATTTTCGTAGTATTAATTTAGAAGGAATTCCAAATACAATTTCAATTTTAAATTTAAACATTCATACTACAAAATTAATTGCTTTCGTATTTACAATTGTATTAGCAATTGCACTATTTTATTTTTTAAAGAAAACGTATATAGGAAAAGCGATTCGTGCAACGTCAATCAATTCCGGAGGAGCTGCACTTGTAGGTGTCAACATTAAGAAAATTAACTATATCGCATTTGGTATTGGTGCTGCATTAGCTGGTATTGCTGGTGCGTTAATTTCACCATTTTTCTATACGTCACCTACAGTAGGGTCAAGTTTTATCTTAACGGCTTTTGTTGTCGTTGTTTTAGGTGGTTTAGGAAACTTTTTAGGAGCTTTAGTTGGCGGGGTATTAATTGGTGTAACTGAATCTTTGGGTGGCGCTATTTTACCTGGTAGCCTAAAAGAACTTGTACCTTATGTTATTTTCATTCTTGTTTTAATGTTAAAACCAAATGGGCTGTTTGGAGGTAAGGTGCGATGA
- a CDS encoding branched-chain amino acid ABC transporter permease: MKLNKSLLFYGIGLLILFIFPLFTESQYYLHIGILILYSALVSQAWNILSGYAGQFSFGHAMFFGTGAYISSIFFMKYNLTPWLGMFAGALVAIVIALFIGFLSFRYKLRGAYFSLGTLAFAEILRIVVQNSSYFNKTLGVNLPIGDNPLMFQFASRTSYYYVILIMLVIVTLITLWISRSRLGFSLIAIRENEDAAQSLGVNTFRAKMTAIAISGGLTAIGGAFYAQYILYIAPPTTFGNDVSVSIILPAILGGMGTILGPIIGALIIIPLGEITAHFFGGFAGVHLMVYGLILVLVILFLPEGIVGWVQEKLRLRKMKKEGES, encoded by the coding sequence ATGAAATTAAACAAATCACTGCTCTTTTATGGAATAGGTTTACTAATTTTATTTATTTTCCCCCTCTTTACAGAGAGTCAATATTACTTGCATATTGGAATTTTAATTTTATATAGCGCACTTGTTTCGCAAGCATGGAATATTTTAAGTGGCTACGCGGGGCAGTTCTCGTTTGGACATGCAATGTTCTTTGGTACAGGTGCTTATATTTCATCTATATTTTTTATGAAGTATAATCTTACACCTTGGTTAGGAATGTTTGCTGGAGCTCTAGTGGCAATCGTCATTGCTTTATTTATTGGGTTTTTATCATTCCGTTATAAACTACGCGGTGCTTACTTTAGTTTAGGGACGCTGGCTTTTGCTGAAATTTTACGTATCGTTGTACAAAACTCTAGCTACTTTAATAAAACATTAGGTGTCAATTTACCAATTGGTGATAATCCGCTCATGTTTCAATTTGCTTCACGTACATCATATTACTACGTCATCTTAATTATGTTAGTAATTGTGACACTTATTACACTATGGATCAGTCGTTCACGTCTTGGCTTTAGTTTAATAGCAATTCGTGAAAATGAAGACGCAGCGCAATCTTTAGGAGTCAATACGTTCAGAGCTAAAATGACAGCAATAGCGATTAGTGGTGGGTTAACAGCTATTGGCGGTGCATTTTATGCGCAGTATATCCTATATATCGCACCACCGACAACATTTGGGAATGATGTCTCAGTATCTATTATTTTACCTGCGATTTTAGGTGGTATGGGTACAATCCTAGGACCAATCATTGGGGCATTAATCATTATTCCATTAGGCGAAATTACAGCTCACTTCTTTGGAGGGTTTGCCGGTGTTCACTTAATGGTATATGGACTAATTTTAGTTTTAGTAATTTTATTCTTACCTGAAGGAATCGTTGGATGGGTACAAGAAAAATTACGTTTACGTAAAATGAAAAAGGAGGGGGAAAGTTAA